One part of the Gossypium raimondii isolate GPD5lz chromosome 1, ASM2569854v1, whole genome shotgun sequence genome encodes these proteins:
- the LOC105786573 gene encoding cytochrome c-type biogenesis protein CcmE homolog, mitochondrial, whose protein sequence is MATRLAALRLRSHLLRNCSTLSTLRSPPSISHPAPPPISTTHHYIMSPTLRFLYTSTRRIPTRPKKVDIGARARQLQTRRLWTYALTFSCVAGFVVLVLNNFQDQLVFYVTPTDALEKYTKNPSKTKFRLGGLVLEGSVVQPSSSKEMEFVITDLITDILVRYEGSLPDLFREGHSVVVEGFVKPFTEEIKRDVSTRGVSSKARSGDCYFSATEVLAKHDEKYMPQEVAAAIEKNKKMIEDGLEGAKESVV, encoded by the coding sequence ATGGCCACTAGGCTCGCCGCCCTCCGTCTCAGATCCCATCTCCTCCGCAACTGCTCAACTCTCTCCACCCTCAGATCTCCACCGTCGATCTCTCACCCCGCGCCCCCTCCCATCTCTACTACTCACCATTACATCATGTCTCCAACCCTCCGTTTCCTCTACACTTCCACCCGGCGGATCCCGACCCGACCCAAAAAAGTCGACATCGGGGCCCGAGCTCGCCAGCTCCAGACCCGCCGCCTCTGGACCTACGCATTAACCTTCAGTTGCGTCGCGGGTTTTGTAGTTTTAGTCCTCAACAATTTTCAAGACCAATTAGTCTTTTACGTTACCCCAACCGACGCCCTCGAGAAATACACGAAAAACCCATCGAAAACGAAGTTCAGGCTCGGTGGTCTGGTTCTCGAAGGAAGCGTGGTTCAACCCAGTTCTTCTAAAGAAATGGAGTTCGTCATTACCGATTTGATAACTGATATTCTGGTTAGGTACGAAGGTTCACTACCCGATTTGTTTAGAGAAGGACATTCCGTTGTGGTTGAAGGATTCGTTAAGCCGTTCACGGAAGAGATTAAAAGGGACGTTTCGACAAGGGGCGTTTCTTCGAAAGCAAGGAGCGGTGATTGTTACTTTTCGGCGACTGAAGTTCTTGCTAAGCATGATGAGAAGTATATGCCTCAAGAGGTTGCTGCTGCAATTGAGAAGAACAAGAAGATGATTGAGGATGGGCTGGAAGGAGCTAAGGAATCTGTAGTTTGA
- the LOC105786574 gene encoding uncharacterized protein LOC105786574, giving the protein MASEQAQDQFRLVSPSISHEGKLPRKYTDEGQGAKKNLSPPLEWYNVPDGTQSMALVVEDIDAPDPSDPVKPWTCWVVANIPPTLKGLPEGFSGKEEEVGGDYACLKEGHNDYKVPGWRGPKLPSHGHRFQFRLFALDEQLKLGNKVTKEKLLEDIEGHVIGEAQVTTMF; this is encoded by the exons ATGGCTAGTGAGCAAGCTCAAGATCAGTTCAGGCTAGTATCCCCATCCATAAGCCACGAAGGAAAATTACCACGAAAATACACCGACGAAGGTCAAGGTGCAAAAAAGAATCTTTCTCCCCCACTAGAATGGTACAATGTGCCGGATGGGACTCAGTCGATGGCCTTGGTTGTGGAAGATATCGATGCACCGGACCCTAGTGACCCGGTCAAGCCATGGACATGTTGGGTGGTGGCTAATATACCGCCGACGTTGAAAGGTCTCCCTGAAGGATTCTCTGGGAAAGAAGAGGAAGTGGGTGGAGATTATGCTTGTCTCAAAGAAGGTCATAATGATTATAAAGTCCCCGGTTGGCGAGGACCTAAGTTGCCTTCTCATGGTCATCGTTTCCAATTCAGGCTATTTGCTTTGGATGAGCAGTTGAAGCTTGGTAACAAA GTGACGAAGGAGAAGCTGCTTGAGGACATTGAAGGACACGTAATAGGGGAAGCACAAGTGACCACCATGTTTTAA